Part of the Anaerobacillus alkaliphilus genome, TCAACACGTGTAAATTTCTTTTTCCGTGTCCAGCTAATTGGCTACTGGTTCGTTTAAAGGCTTCCGCTAAATTCATAGATATGTCTCCTCTCACTTATCCGTTTTTCCAGACCGCCGCATACTTCTTTTGATATTTTGGATCTGTTTCATTCTCAATCAAAGATAATGCCAACTCTTTAACTTCCTCATCCTTTATTTGATCAAATAAGTTCCTAAGTCCTTGAATCATATCAAAACGAATTAACGTGTAGTTCTTTTCATCTTCGCATTTCAGAAAGCGATTTTTAAAACTTTCCAAAACAAGCTTCCTTTGTTGTTCACCAGCAAGTCCGATACGCCATATAGACTGTAAGCAGTGCCTTGCAGTAACAAACTTCTTGTCTCTTGTTACTTCCCATATAGCAGAAAAATCCTCTAAAATCTTCTTCTCTGGGTCACTTATTGCCAATCGACATAAAAATTGCGCTGCTCTAGATCGACGATGGTTATCAGAGTCTGTTAAATCGGCTATTAATTGATCCCAAACCTCATAAGCCCAATCGACCGGTTTTTCAGTTGCTACTACTATTTGCTGATATGCTTCATATTGTTGATCCTTATCTTTTGATGCTAGTAATTCAAAATAGTTTGCAATCGTAACTTCCATTATAATTCTCCTTTAACTACATTTCCTTTGGTGCGTGTACCCCTAGAAGTCTTAGTCCTTCCTTCAATACAATCGTCACCGATTTTACCAAAGCTAATCTGCTCTCAAGTTCTTCATCAGTAGTTAGGATTTTTACTCGACTATAATATTTGTTAAACTCTTGGGACAGATCAAGTAGATATTTTGCCACTTGCGAAGGCTCATATTGGTAAAAGCTTTTCTCAATCACATTTGGAAATTCCATCAATAATTTTACTACTGCCCAACTAGCACTGTCCTGTAATCCAGTTAGCCCAGCCGTTTGTGAAGAGACAGCTGCTTTTCGTAAAATTGAGCACGCTCTCGCATGAGTATATTGTACGTAAGGACCTGTTGTTCCCTCAAATTTCAACATTTCTTCTAATGAGAACTCAACATTATTTTGTCGTTCGTTTTTGAGATCATGAAAAATAATAGATCCAACACCAACCATTTTTGCAATCTCAGCTTTATTTGCTAAGTTAGGATTTTTGGCCTCAATATTTCTATGTGCCAATTCGATTGCTTCCGTAATAACTTCTTCTAGAAGGACGATTTTTCCTTTTCTAGTCGACATTTTTTTGCCGTCCTTTAAAATAAATCCAAAAGGAATATGAACTAATTGTTTCGCCCATTCAAAACCTGCTTTTTCGAGAACTAAAAATACCTGTTTGAAATGTAGGCTTTGTTCTTGACCAACGACATAAATCGTCTTCTCGAATTGATATTGTTGCTGTCGATAAAAAGCCGCCGTTACATCTCTCGTTGCATACAAGGTAGCCCCATCGGACTTTTTAATCAAACATGGAGGTAAATCATACTCATGTAAGTCAACAACCTCAGCACCTTCTGAACTAGAAAGAAGACCTTTTTCATTTAACAACTCAATCGTTTGGTCCATCTTGTCATTGTAAAATGCTTCCCCTTGGTAAGAGTCAAAATGTACATCTAGCAATTGATAGATTTTCGAAAACTCTTGAAGCGATTCTTCTCTAAACCATTTCCAAAGTGCTAGTGCTTCCTCATTGCCGTCTTCTAGTTTCTTAAACCATCGTCTTGCTTCATCTTCAAGGGCTGGTTGCTTTTCTGCCTCTTCATGAAATTTTACATAGAGGGCTAATAATTCTTTGATCGGTTCTGCCTTGACTTTATTCGCATCACCCCACAGTTGATAAGCAACAATCAGCTTACCAAATTGAGTTCCCCAATCCCCTAAGTGATTAACTCTAACTGCTTGATAACCGCATTTCTCAACGATATTTGCTAGTGAATTCCCAATAACCGTCGAACGTAAATGTCCCATTGAGAACGGTTTTGCTATATTTGGTGATGAAAAATCGAGGACAATCGACTTCTTATTACCTATTGTTAGCGACCCGTAATTCATATCCTCATTTAAAATTGTTTGTAACATCTCATTACTTACGGATTGTTTATTTAAAAAACAATTCACATAAGGGCCGTCAGCCACTACTTTTTCAAATAAAGGATGTTGAATTTTAGGGGCTAATTCTTTTGCAATCACATTTGGTGCTTTTTTCATTAGCTTTGCTAGCCCAAAGCACGGAAAAGCCAAATCCCCTTGCTCCTCATACTTTGGTTTTTCTATCAACTTTTCTACGTCCTCAACTTCTACCATGCCATCCAAACTTCCTGTAAGTTCAGTAGCGTATACTAGTTTTAATTCCATCTCCATCACCCTTCTTTTTCTCAGAAAATAATAAAAAAATCCCGTCTCTAATAATAGAGACGAGATTACCCGCGGTACCACTCTGATTGTTCACAAAAAGAACCTTCTTAACTAACGATAACGGGTTTCCCCCGACAACACCCTACCAATTTCCCGTTCAGGCTGTATCTCAGAAGTGCGCTTCATTAAGTATTGTCTATTAGGCTTGCACCATCCCTAACTCGCTACAGACACTTGCTTAATTACTCTCTTCATCATAGATTTTTGATATTTTTGACAGTATAAACAAGATTTGCGGAAAAATCAACCTTTTCTTAAGTGGCATCTTAATTGACACCCAGCTTTTGAATACGTAAGCTTAAACTAAAAAGAGAGGTATTCCGATGACACAAATTGATCAACAGTCTTCTAACAAAGAAATTGGCACGGATGGTTCTTTCAAACGACAGACAAATAGATTTTCAACACCATTTGGCAGTCAAAAAGGTGAATGGCCAGTCGAAAGAGGACGTTACCGACTACTTTGGACACCAGCCTGCCCTTGGGCACACCGTACAGTCATAGTTCGAAATCTCCTAGGCCTAGAAGATGCAATTAGTTTAGGCACCGCTAGTCCAATGCGACCAAAACTGCCCGATGTTGATTGGGAGTTTTCCTTAGACGAAAATAACGTAGATCCAGTCCTGGGAATACGCTATGTGAGCGAAGTTTATAAAAATACAGATCCTGAATATACCGGTAGACCTACGGTACCAGTAATGATTGACGTAAATAGTCGTCAGGTCGTAAACAACGACTATTATAAACTAACAAACTACCTAGAGACAGTTTGGCGGCCACTTCACAAAAAAAATGCTCCAGATTTATACCCTGAAAACTTACGTAATGAGATTGATGCACTAAATGAAACCATCTTCCATGATATCAATAATGGTGTTTATAAATGCGGGTTTGCACGAAGTCAAGAAGTCTATGAAGAAGCGTTCGATCGCCTATTCTTCCGTTTAGATGAGTTGGAAAAACACCTCACTTCTCGACGTTTTCTATTTGGTGATTATATATCAGACTCAGATGTTCGTCTTTACGCTACCTTAATTCGTTTCGACGTTGCTTACTATAATGCTTTTAAGACAAATCGGAATTTAATTCGGGATTTTCCAGCTTTATGGGGTTATGTCAGAGACTTGTATCAAACTCCGGGATTTGGCGATACAACTGACTTTGAATCTATTAAAAAACACTATCATTTATCAATTACAATCTTTACGAACAATGACGCGAAAATTCTGCCAAAAGGGCCAGATCTAGCACCACTTCAAACACCACATAATCGAGAAAATTTAAGTGGAATGACAGATAAGTTTCTCACACAAGAAAGGAGCAACTAAGTGATTATACGGGATGCACATAGTGACGAACTAACATTGATCCGTGATCAAAGAGTTAGTTCATATAGTGAATATGCAACTCTGATCTCAGAAGAACATTGGAATGCATTAAAGAAGGCAATTTCATCTGAAACCGATCAACAACCAGGAGTCGAGCTGATTGTCGCTGAATTAAATGGGGAAATTCTTGGAAGTGTCGCCTTATTCCCTGCAAAAATTGATGCTTACGAAGGGCGCGTTCAGGAACTTGACTATCCTGAGATACGCATGCTCGCCGTTGCCCCTGCAGCCCGTGGGAAAGGGGTAGCCTCTGCTTTAGTAACAGAATGTGTGAACAGAACAAAAGCTAAGGGGTACTCTACTATTGGTTTACACACAGGTGAGTTTATGAAAAATGCGATGAAGCTTTATGAAAAGTTTGGCTTTGAGCGGTTACCGAAATACGATTTTGTACCTGCCAATGACGGGGTTGTAGTAAAAGCATTCCGTCTTTCGTTATAAAAAGTGAGGAGAACTACCGAAAAATGTAGTTCTCCTTTTCTCATACAAGTCTACAGCCCCATTTAATCACCTGAGCTAGCATTCTAGTCATATTTGGATGTAGCAAACCTTCCTTAAGATGCGCTGGTGTTAAACAAACCACACGTCCTTCACCGTATTCGTGAGCCCAACCTGCGATAGAAGCTCCATCAATGGACTCTGACCTTAAGAAGACGTTTGTCTCAGCTTCATTACAATGAACAAAATAGTGTTCGTCGATAATAGCAAAGTCATAGCTTGGATCTATTAATTTTGCTCCTGATACGCGATAATTGACCAACTGATGGATTTCAGGGTGTCGGATAAAATATCCGCGAGTCATCGAGAGATAGTCACCTTGCGTTGGATATGATGCTAAACCTGAATGCCAAGCGATCCAACTACCTCCGTTTTTGACGTATTCGCAAATTATTTTTTCAGTTAACGGGTCCATCCAAGTCTCGACTTTTTCAGCTTCTGGATTTACTCTGTTTTCTTTAAACAAAATCACGGCATCTGGTTTCGTGAGCAAACTAGTAGCCAACTCGGTTACTGAAATATTTTCTACTACCACTTGATCGTTTTCAAAGTGGTCTCTAACTGCTTGCTTAATACTCTCTACTGACCATTCTTCCCTATGATAATAATCTCCTAAAACTGCGACTATTCTTATTCTCATCCTAAAAATCCATTCGTTTGCCTTGATAGTCGATATAAACAGAATTAATATCTATCTTTTGTTCAATAATGTCGTATATCCCAATGGCAGACTCAAGTGGTTCTAGGTGTGCTTGTTCTCCACCCATATCCGTTTTCATCCATCCAGGATGAATAGAATAAACGCGAATATTCTTTTCTTTTAACTCACGACTAATTTTCTCTGAAAACATATTTAAAGCAACCTTTGAAAGTCCGTACGGATAATCGCCACTGTAAGCATGGGTCAAACTAGCCGCATTCGAGGAAATGTTTACAATTGATTGCTTCGTTCCCACTTCTAGTAAAGGGAGAAAATGCTTTACCACCCGCATTGGTCCTAACGTGTTAATATTAAATGAATTCATGCAAGCTTCAATATCCAACTCTTCGACTGTTTGCTCTCGTTCTTCTAACACCGCAGCATTATTAATAATCACATCAAGTG contains:
- the argS gene encoding arginine--tRNA ligase produces the protein MELKLVYATELTGSLDGMVEVEDVEKLIEKPKYEEQGDLAFPCFGLAKLMKKAPNVIAKELAPKIQHPLFEKVVADGPYVNCFLNKQSVSNEMLQTILNEDMNYGSLTIGNKKSIVLDFSSPNIAKPFSMGHLRSTVIGNSLANIVEKCGYQAVRVNHLGDWGTQFGKLIVAYQLWGDANKVKAEPIKELLALYVKFHEEAEKQPALEDEARRWFKKLEDGNEEALALWKWFREESLQEFSKIYQLLDVHFDSYQGEAFYNDKMDQTIELLNEKGLLSSSEGAEVVDLHEYDLPPCLIKKSDGATLYATRDVTAAFYRQQQYQFEKTIYVVGQEQSLHFKQVFLVLEKAGFEWAKQLVHIPFGFILKDGKKMSTRKGKIVLLEEVITEAIELAHRNIEAKNPNLANKAEIAKMVGVGSIIFHDLKNERQNNVEFSLEEMLKFEGTTGPYVQYTHARACSILRKAAVSSQTAGLTGLQDSASWAVVKLLMEFPNVIEKSFYQYEPSQVAKYLLDLSQEFNKYYSRVKILTTDEELESRLALVKSVTIVLKEGLRLLGVHAPKEM
- a CDS encoding glutathione S-transferase family protein, which produces MTQIDQQSSNKEIGTDGSFKRQTNRFSTPFGSQKGEWPVERGRYRLLWTPACPWAHRTVIVRNLLGLEDAISLGTASPMRPKLPDVDWEFSLDENNVDPVLGIRYVSEVYKNTDPEYTGRPTVPVMIDVNSRQVVNNDYYKLTNYLETVWRPLHKKNAPDLYPENLRNEIDALNETIFHDINNGVYKCGFARSQEVYEEAFDRLFFRLDELEKHLTSRRFLFGDYISDSDVRLYATLIRFDVAYYNAFKTNRNLIRDFPALWGYVRDLYQTPGFGDTTDFESIKKHYHLSITIFTNNDAKILPKGPDLAPLQTPHNRENLSGMTDKFLTQERSN
- a CDS encoding GNAT family N-acetyltransferase; its protein translation is MIIRDAHSDELTLIRDQRVSSYSEYATLISEEHWNALKKAISSETDQQPGVELIVAELNGEILGSVALFPAKIDAYEGRVQELDYPEIRMLAVAPAARGKGVASALVTECVNRTKAKGYSTIGLHTGEFMKNAMKLYEKFGFERLPKYDFVPANDGVVVKAFRLSL
- a CDS encoding ThuA domain-containing protein, whose protein sequence is MRIRIVAVLGDYYHREEWSVESIKQAVRDHFENDQVVVENISVTELATSLLTKPDAVILFKENRVNPEAEKVETWMDPLTEKIICEYVKNGGSWIAWHSGLASYPTQGDYLSMTRGYFIRHPEIHQLVNYRVSGAKLIDPSYDFAIIDEHYFVHCNEAETNVFLRSESIDGASIAGWAHEYGEGRVVCLTPAHLKEGLLHPNMTRMLAQVIKWGCRLV
- a CDS encoding SDR family oxidoreductase gives rise to the protein MNILVTGANRGLGLSFIKLGLEKGYQLFAGVRTLDNKTTKALLELKDSYKNQLHILQLDVTDEQSVALAANSLKESGQTLDVIINNAAVLEEREQTVEELDIEACMNSFNINTLGPMRVVKHFLPLLEVGTKQSIVNISSNAASLTHAYSGDYPYGLSKVALNMFSEKISRELKEKNIRVYSIHPGWMKTDMGGEQAHLEPLESAIGIYDIIEQKIDINSVYIDYQGKRMDF